In Bradyrhizobium sp. 170, the DNA window CGCGATAGACGTACGCGCCTCAAGCGTACGGCGAAGTCGTGTGGTCCGGACGCCGCGGTGCTGGCGTTAAGTCCGCGAGAGGCACGCCTCTCACGGGCGACGGTGGCAAAAGAGCCGTTCACCGGGGAGAGCTCGCTATAAGCCGTAAAGCCATTGCGCAGGGAAGGCCGGAGTGTTTCCGCTGAACCTGTATGCTCGTGTGCGTCTTCTTACGCGCAAATTGCACACGAGACCGCGGGTGCAGCGTGCACCCGGTCTTCCCTGCGCCCTCTCAACAAGAGGGCGGGAAGTTCTCCAGCAAACCTCGGGCGCAATGCGTCGCGAGACCGCGAAACGTTGCCCGGCCGTCATTGCGAGCCAACGGGTCGCGCGAATGCGCGCCCGATGACAGGCTCCGCGAAGCAATCCACCTCTCCACTTGCGGCGCTATGGATTGCTTCGCTACGCTCGCAATGACGGGGCGGCGGAAGCGGCCGTCCCGAAGGGCGAGGCGGCCGGCCGGGCAACCCACCTCCGAGGGCATGGAACCCGGACCCTAGGCCCCCGTAACCGCCCGGCCTGCCTCGATTTCCGGCAGTCGGATTCCCCTTTGGTAACCTAAAGTTAACCAAGCTTAGCGTCTGGTTAGGGACGGAATGACGCGCTGATAGCCCTCGTTTTGACATGTTGGCAGGGGAAGCAGGACCCGGCTTTCGGCGGGCCCCCCATGCGACACCAAGAGAGCTCTCGCGCTGGCGCATGACGCCGCGCCCGACGCGCGGCTGTGGTACCGGCAGCCGATTGCTCCCGGAGGAAATAGGGACACTTGCGTTGAGAGGATACCGCCCATGAATCCCGCCGACGTGGCTCCGGCAGCCCTGCCGTTGGTCTCCGCTGACGTGTCGCTGATCGCGCTGTTCCTGCAGGCCCATTGGGTCGTGAAAACGGTCATGATGGGACTCCTGGCCTGCTCGGTCTGGGTCTGGGCGATCGCGATCGACAAGATTTTCCTCTATGGCCGCACCAAGCGCGCCATGGACCGCTTCGAACAGGCGTTCTGGTCCGGCCAATCGATCGAGGAACTTTATCGCGCGCTGTCGGCCAAGCCGACGCAATCGATGGCGGCGTGCTTCGTCGCGGCCATGCGCGAGTGGAAGCGCTCGTTCGAGAGCCAGACACGCTCCTTTGCCGGATTGCAGATGCGGATCGAGAAGGTGATGAACGTCTCCATCGCCCGCGAGGTCGAGCGGCTGGAGCGGCGGCTGCTGGTGCTGGCGACCGTCGGCTCCGCCGGGCCGTTTGTCGGCCTGTTCGGAACCGTCTGGGGCATCATGTCGAGCTTCCAGTCGATTGCGGCCTCGAAAAACACTTCACTCGCGGTTGTAGCGCCGGGCATTGCGGAGGCACTGTTTGCGACCGCTATCGGTCTCATCGCCGCCATCCCCGCGACCATTTTCTACAATAAGTTCACGTCCGAAGTGAATCGGCAGGCGCAGCGGCTGGAAGGCTTCGCCGACGAGTTTTCAGCCATCCTGTCCCGCCAGATCGACGAGCGGGCGTGAGAACGGCAAATGACGAGCGCATCGTGAGATCAAGATCATGGCGATGAACATGGCAGGTTCGGCGGGCGGTGGCGGTGGACGCCGCGGCCGGCGTCGTGCCGCCGTGATGGCGGAGATCAACGTCACGCCGATGGTCGACGTGATGCTGGTGCTGCTCATCATCTTCATGGTGGCGGCGCCGCTGATGACCTCGAGCATCGATATCGACCTGCCGGTCGCCAGCGGCAGCAAGCAGATCCAGGCCAACACGCCGCCGTTGACGCTCTCTGTCAAGCGCACCGGCGGGGCCTGCAATTCGAACGTCGAGCTCTATCTCGGGGATACGCTGATTTCGGCCAATGACCTGCTGCCCAAGATCAAGGCGATCCGGGAGACCCGGTCGGAAGCCGAGAGCGTGGTATACCTGCGCGGAGACAAGGACGTCTGTTACACGGATATGATGAAATTATTGGGGTATATTAGGACGGCGGGATTCAAGGCGAATATCGTCATCATCCCAGAGCAGGGCTCATGAGCCATGAAGCGGCACGCGACGGCTGACAGCGGAGCGGGAAAGCTCAAGTGAAGATCAAGGACGTCGACAAGACACTGGTTGCGTCGGTCGCCCTGCACGTCCTCGTGCTGGGGTGGGCGATGGTGTCTGTCTCGACCAAGGCCCTCGAAATGCCGCCGGAAGAGTCTGTGGCGGTTGATGTGATTGATTCGAACCAGCTCGCCAAGGTCATGGCTGGCATGAAGACCGGCAAGAAGGAAAACCCGAAGCCGCTGGTCGAGAAGGTCGCCGAAGCCAAGCCGGTCGACGATGCTGTCGGCAAGATCACCGAGAAGGCGCCTGTCGTGACCGAGACCGCGCCGCCGCCGCAGCCGAAGGTCGAGGAAAAGCCGGTCGAGAAGAAGCCCGACCCGCCGAAGGTCGTCGAGAAGCCGAAGGAAGAGCCGAAGCAAGAGCCGAAGCCGGCCGAGAAGAAGCCGGATCCGGTCAAGCCCGATCCGATCGCGGAAGCGATCAAGA includes these proteins:
- a CDS encoding biopolymer transporter ExbD codes for the protein MAMNMAGSAGGGGGRRGRRRAAVMAEINVTPMVDVMLVLLIIFMVAAPLMTSSIDIDLPVASGSKQIQANTPPLTLSVKRTGGACNSNVELYLGDTLISANDLLPKIKAIRETRSEAESVVYLRGDKDVCYTDMMKLLGYIRTAGFKANIVIIPEQGS
- the tolQ gene encoding protein TolQ, with translation MNPADVAPAALPLVSADVSLIALFLQAHWVVKTVMMGLLACSVWVWAIAIDKIFLYGRTKRAMDRFEQAFWSGQSIEELYRALSAKPTQSMAACFVAAMREWKRSFESQTRSFAGLQMRIEKVMNVSIAREVERLERRLLVLATVGSAGPFVGLFGTVWGIMSSFQSIAASKNTSLAVVAPGIAEALFATAIGLIAAIPATIFYNKFTSEVNRQAQRLEGFADEFSAILSRQIDERA